The Oncorhynchus tshawytscha isolate Ot180627B linkage group LG08, Otsh_v2.0, whole genome shotgun sequence genome window below encodes:
- the lg08h4orf47 gene encoding UPF0602 protein C4orf47 homolog, translating into MPPEGGKSDMERIGVFKEMGYISIGDKYTPSIQRPCNESAQKGKQILTGGATKKKSGLQVGYFDTHFKRVFEKEALTDPVRLARQHRSQQSKKNVGSAFLPSNGEKKPSGVGSYYGTLSGPIQAMSPMKVPRKPCKPSGKNILTNPPKRGSGYSYPNVTLSKVVPYSSDPYDRANEMLKKETVSHKAMLKGGAFHLNLHPKECFDNNPYKLDKPLPPLKRLEEKKRFVVPFKPSSPNKTIGGMKAGTFDIYPSHSADPYITRRSKSVAVNKEGKVFHPSPGPKSTPVKSIISVNVNRTVHSANYTMNIPSVMAY; encoded by the exons ATGCCCCCAGAAGGAGGGAAGTCAGATATGGAGAGGATTGGAGTCTTCAAGGAAATGGGATACATCTCCATTGGAGACAAATACACCCCTTCAATTCAGC GTCCCTGCAATGAGTCTGCTCAGAAGGGTAAACAAATACTGACTGGTGGGGCCACCAAGAAGAAGTCAGGGTTACAAGTGGGCTACTTTGACACTCACTTTAAGCGGGTCTTTGAAAAAGAAGCCCTCACAGACCCTGTGAGGCTCGCCCGGCAACACAGGAGTCAGCAGTCCAAGAAGAACGTAGGCAGCGCCTTCCTCCCCAGCAATGGAGAAAAGAAACC GTCAGGGGTTGGCAGCTACTACGGAACTCTGAGTGGTCCCATCCAGGCCATGAGTCCTATGAAGGTCCCCAGGAAGCCGTGCAAACCATCAGGCAAGAACATCCTCACCAACCCACCCAAGAGGGGAAGTGGATACAG CTATCCGAATGTCACCCTGTCCAAAGTTGTCCCTTACTCCTCAGACCCCTATGACAGAGCAAATGAGATGTTGAAG AAAGAGACAGTAAGCCATAAAGCTATGCTGAAAGGTGGTGCTTTCCACTTGAACCTCCACCCAAAGGAATGTTTCGACAACAACCCGTACAAACTGGACAAGCCTCTGCCACCTCTGAAGAgattggaggagaagaagagatttGTGGTTCCCTTCAAACCCAGCTCACCAAACAAaaca ATTGGCGGCATGAAAGCAGGTACGTTTGACATTTACCCCTCTCACTCTGCTGACCCCTACATCACCCGGAGATCCAAATCTGTGGCCGTGAATAAGGAAGGAAAGGTATTCCACCCATCTCCCGGACCAAAGAGCACCCCCGTGAAGAGCATCATCAGTGTTAATGTGAACAG GACAGTGCACTCTGCAAACTACACCATGAATATACCATCTGTTATGGCATACTGA